In Bacillota bacterium, a single window of DNA contains:
- a CDS encoding PspC domain-containing protein, with amino-acid sequence MTKLTRPLSGRMIAGVCAGLGRAMGVDPTIIRLLWVILSVTMAGIGGALIYVLAWIIIPEEGSVY; translated from the coding sequence ATGACTAAGTTAACCAGACCGCTAAGTGGGCGGATGATCGCCGGGGTATGTGCCGGATTGGGCAGGGCAATGGGAGTCGACCCAACTATTATCCGCTTGCTCTGGGTTATCCTGTCGGTCACAATGGCGGGAATTGGCGGTGCGCTGATTTACGTGTTGGCCTGGATCATTATTCCCGAAGAGGGTTCCGTGTACTAA
- a CDS encoding HAD family phosphatase, translating to MTVKLLAIDVDDTLITDELVIPKETHQAISQAQAKGVHVILATGRMWQSTVPYARELGLTGPLILYNGAMVRTVEGEVKQHYPVPLSLARELAKLCQAHDLDLNVYVDDELYVERVTEHTEYYQMMTGTEAVPVGDLVHFLDTEPTKLLIVGHEAPIASWLGHLSQQYEGQLSIFQSKPRYIEITRKGISKGVALKALAESLGLAREEVIAIGDGGNDVAMLQYAGIGVAVGNASDAAKEAADWIAPSNEEAGVAEAIRKFIL from the coding sequence ATGACAGTCAAGCTATTAGCAATAGACGTTGATGACACTTTAATCACCGATGAGCTGGTAATTCCCAAGGAAACTCATCAGGCTATCTCCCAGGCCCAGGCCAAGGGAGTCCATGTGATCCTGGCCACCGGGAGAATGTGGCAATCCACGGTACCCTATGCCAGGGAGCTCGGGCTAACGGGCCCGTTGATTCTCTATAACGGGGCGATGGTGCGCACCGTGGAGGGAGAGGTGAAGCAGCATTATCCCGTTCCTCTGTCCCTAGCGAGGGAGCTAGCAAAGCTGTGTCAGGCCCATGATCTTGACTTAAATGTGTATGTCGATGACGAGTTGTATGTGGAGCGGGTCACTGAACATACGGAGTATTATCAGATGATGACCGGAACCGAGGCTGTTCCCGTTGGCGATTTAGTGCATTTCCTGGACACGGAGCCAACAAAACTCCTCATCGTTGGACATGAGGCTCCCATTGCCTCCTGGTTAGGTCACTTGTCGCAACAGTATGAAGGGCAGTTGTCTATTTTTCAGTCGAAGCCCCGGTATATCGAAATTACCCGCAAGGGCATTTCCAAGGGGGTAGCCCTGAAGGCACTGGCAGAGAGCCTGGGTCTTGCCCGAGAAGAAGTGATAGCCATCGGCGATGGCGGCAACGATGTGGCGATGCTGCAGTACGCAGGTATTGGAGTAGCCGTGGGCAATGCCTCTGATGCTGCCAAGGAAGCAGCAGACTGGATTGCTCCTTCCAATGAGGAGGCCGGTGTGGCCGAGGCAATTCGCAAGTTTATTCTCTAG